One Rattus norvegicus strain BN/NHsdMcwi chromosome 18, GRCr8, whole genome shotgun sequence DNA segment encodes these proteins:
- the Pcdhb5 gene encoding protocadherin beta-4: MEKLERNHANRQVIPFLFMLLWGQVLMVPTRYSVLEEAERGSFVAHLAKDLGLGAGELAARSARVVSDFDNQQFMVDPDTGDLLLREKLDREELCGSVDPCVMHFQVFLEKPVQFFQGELLIQDINDNSPEFPDKELLLKIPENSQPGTRFPLNLAQDLDVGSNGLQEYRVSTNPHFHVLTRNNSEGKKYPELVQDRALDREEQAELSLTLMALDGRSPPRSGTALVRILIMDINDNAPEFVNSPYEVQVPESCPPDSPILTVLAPDADAGNFGSVSYGLFQASDEIQKTFSINEVTGEIRLKKELDFEKTESYRVEIEATDGGGLSGKGSVVIEVLDVNDNAPELTISSLTSSVPENAPETVVAIIRIRDRDSGDNGKMICSISDHVPFTLKPSYKNFYTLVTERALDRESRAEYNITISVSDQGTPRLTTQHTITVQVSDINDNAPAFTQTSYTMFVHENNSPALHIGTISATDSDSGSNAHITYSLLPPYDPQLALDSLISINPDNGQLFALRALDYEALQAFEFRVAATDGGSPALSSQALVRVMVLDDNDNAPFVLYPLQNASAPYTELLPRAAEPGYLITKVVAVDRDSGQNSWLSFQLLKSTEPGLFSVWAHNGEVRTTRLLSERDVPKHRLLLVVKDNGEPPRSASITLQVVLVDGFSQPYLPLPEVARDSAKDGADLLTLYLVIALASVSSLFLLSVLLFVGVRLCRRARAASLGDCTVPEGHFPGHLVDVSRAGTLSQSYQYEVCLTGDSGAGEFKFLKSMVPNLMVQDPGREIAENLHCRDSFVFS, translated from the coding sequence ATGGTGGATCCGGACACTGGAGATTTGCTTCTGAGGGAGAAACTAGACAGGGAGGAATTGTGTGGCTCTGTGGATCCCTGTGTGATGCATTTCCAGGTGTTCCTAGAAAAACCAGTGCAGTTTTTTCAAGGAGAATTATTGATCCAGGATATAAATGACAACTCGCCAGAATTCCCAGATAAAGAATTGCTCTTGAAAATACCGGAAAACAGCCAGCCAGGCACGCGGTTTCCATTGAATTTAGCCCAGGATTTGGATGTGGGCAGCAATGGACTTCAAGAGTACAGAGTCAGCACCAACCCTCATTTTCATGTCCTCACTCGAAATAATAGTGAAGGCAAGAAATACCCAGAGTTGGTACAAGACAGAGCCCTGGACAGAGAGGAGCAGGCAGAATTGAGCTTAACGCTCATGGCTCTGGATGGCAGGTCTCCACCTAGGTCAGGAACAGCTCTGGTTCGAATCCTGATCATGGATATCAATGACAATGCTCCTGAGTTTGTGAACAGCCCCTACGAGGTGCAGGTCCCAGAGAGCTGTCCCCCAGACTCCCCAATTCTGACTGTCTTAGCACCGGATGCAGATGCTGGCAACTTTGGGAGTGTTTCCTATGGCTTGTTCCAAGCATCAGATGAAATCCAGAAAACTTTCTCAATAAATGAAGTCACTGGAGAAATACGGCTGAAGAAGGAATTGGATTTTGAAAAAACTGAATCATACCGTGTAGAGATTGAGGCCACAGATGGAGGAGGGCTTTCTGGGAAAGGATCTGTGGTGATAGAGGTGTTGGATGTGAACGACAATGCCCCAGAGCTGACCATATCTTCACTGACCAGCTCAGTCCCAGAAAATGCTCCGGAAACTGTGGTTGCTATTATCCGAATACGAGATAGAGATTCTGGagacaatggaaaaatgatttgCTCTATTTCAGATCATGTGCCATTCACTTTAAAACCCTCTTACAAGAACTTTTACACTCTGGTGACAGAGAGGGCACtggacagagagagcagagctgaGTACAACATCACCATCTCAGTCTCGGACCAGGGCACACCCAGGCTCACAACCCAGCACACCATAACAGTGCAGGTGTCTGACATCAACGACAACGCCCCTGCCTTCACCCAAACCTCCTACACCATGTTTGTCCACGAGAACAACAGCCCCGCCCTGCACATAGGCACCATCAGTGCCACAGACTCAGACTCAGGCTCCAATGCCCACATCACCTACTCACTGCTACCGCCCTATGATCCACAGCTGGCCCTCGACTCGCTCATCTCCATCAACCCAGACAATGGGCAGCTGTTCGCGCTCAGGGCGCTGGACTATGAGGCCCTGCAGGCCTTCGAGTTCCGAGTGGCCGCCACAGATGGAGGTTCACCCGCGCTAAGCAGCCAGGCTCTGGTGCGCGTGATGGTGCTGGATGACAATGACAATGCACCCTTCGTGCTCTACCCGCTGCAGAACGCCTCTGCACCCTACACAGAGCTGCTTCCCAGGGCAGCAGAGCCCGGATACCTGATCACCAAGGTGGTGGCAGTGGACCGCGACTCTGGCCAGAACTCCTGGCTGTCGTTTCAGCTGCTCAAGTCCACGGAGCCCGGGTTGTTCAGTGTGTGGGCGCACAATGGCGAGGTGCGTACCACCAGGCTGCTGAGTGAGCGCGATGTGCCCAAACACAGGCTGCTGCTGGTGGTCAAGGACAATGGTGAGCCTCCACGCTCTGCCAGCATCACACTGCAGGTGGTGCTTGTGGATGGCTTTTCACAGCCTTATCTGCCACTGCCTGAGGTAGCTCGTGACTCTGCAAAGGATGGTGCGGACTTGCTCACGCTCTATCTGGTCATCGCCTTGGCCTCTgtgtcttctctatttttgttgtCTGTGCTGCTGTTCGTGGGGGTGAGGCTGTGCAGGAGAGCAAGGGCAGCCTCTCTGGGTGACTGCACTGTGCCTGAGGGCCACTTTCCTGGCCACCTGGTAGATGTCAGTCGTGCAGGGACCCTGTCCCAGAGCTACCAGTATGAGGTGTGTCTGACAGGAGACTCTGGGGCTGGTGAGTTCAAATTCCTTAAATCCATGGTCCCCAACCTAATGGTTCAGGACCCTGGGAGAGAAATTGCGGAAAATCTTCATTGCAGGGATAGCTTTGTATTCAGCTAA